Genomic DNA from Sphingobium sp. V4:
GATACTGGGCGTGACCACCATCCTGGCGGGGCTTGGTTCCCCCGGCATGGCCCTTTCCGCCGAAGCGGCCGATCAGGCGGCCGTCGATCCGGCCATATCGACGCCCGGCGACGAGCAGGGCCTGGGCGAGATCGTGGTGACCGCGACGCGCAGCGCGCAGAGCATCCAGAAGGTGCCGATCTCCATGCAGGCGCTGGGCGCGGAAAAGCTGGCGGAACGGCAGGTCAAGGGGCTGAGCGATTTCGCCGCGCTGCTGCCGTCGGTGTCGTTCGAGGGCATCGGACCGGGTCGCAACACCGCTTTCTTCCGCGGCATCGTACCGGCGGGCGGCGCCTATGCCTCGGTCGGCTATTATCTGGACGACATCCCCATCACCGGCACCGAAGTGCCCGATATCCATGCCTATGACATGGAGCGTGTCGAGGCGCTGTCCGGGCCGCAGGGTACGCTCTATGGCGCCGGATCGCTGGCCGGTACCATCCGCCTGATCACCAACAAGCCGACGCTGGACAAGTTCGAGTTCGGCTATGACGTCGAAGCCAATAAATATGGCAAGGGCGATTTCGGTGGGCAGCTGGAATCCTTCGTCAACGTGCCGTTGAGCGACACGCTGGCGGTGCGCGCCATGGGCTATTATCGGCGCGAAGGCGGTTATATCGACAACACGCCCAACAACGGCCTGCTCAACGACGGGTCGCCGGCGGTCTATAATCTGGGCGACAACAACCCCAACACCTTCCTCAATCTCGACAATAGCGACATCGCCAAGGACGATTACAACACGATCAGGGAATTTGGCGGGCGGCTGCAACTCTTGTGGGAGCCGGTCGACGGCTGGTCGTTCAACCCGTCGATCACCGCGCAAAAGCAGGTGGCGCGCGGCTATTTCGGCTATGACCCGCGCGTCGGCGACCTGGAAGTCCATGACTATGACCAGACCAAGAATGACGACCGCTGGTATCAGGCGGCGATGAGCATCCACGGGCATATCGGCGACTGGGAGGTCGTTTCGGCGACCGGCTATTTCAAGCGCCGGACGCGCACGCTCAACGACTATACCTATTACACCGTCACCTATGACGGGTTCGGGCCGGGCTATGAAAGCTATCTGCAATTTTTCGACAATTGCACCGGGTCGGGCGCGTCGCAGCAATGTTCGCTGATCGACCCGACGCAATATTATCATGCCGACACGCACCGCGACAAGTTCACCCAGGAATTGCGGATCAGCACGCCCAAGGACTGGCCTTTCGACGTGACTATCGGCGGTTTCTACCAGCGGCAGAAGAATGAGCTGAACACCTATTATGCCATTCGCGGGCTGGACACGATCACCGGCTACACCGCGACCGGGGGCGGCGATGTTCCCGGCGGACTGATCGGCGTGCCGGCCATGTACGGCATCGCCTATGATGACGACGGCAATCCCTATTTCGACACCAGCGACGTCATCAATCCGAACGGCAATCCGCTCGGCACGATGTTGCTGGGAACGCAGGCGGTGAAGAGCGACGGCTTCTACATCGTCGAGCAGGACCAGCTCTATCATGACAAGGCGGTCTTCGCCGAAGGCCATTACAACATCACCCCGGCGCTGAAGCTGACCGGCGGCATCCGCTATTTCTGGACCGACTATAAGGTGAAGGGCTTTGCCGGCGTAGCGGGATCGGCGGCGGGCGTGGGCTGCACGACGCCGCTGTCGGCCACGCAGCGCCTGACCTGCCTCAACACCAACGTCAACGCCGCCGATGGAGCCGGGCGATACAAGGAGGATGGCGAAACCCACAAGGTCGCGCTTGACTGGCAGTTCCAGCCCGACAAGATGGTCTATTTCAACTATTCGACCGGCTTCCGCCCCGGCGGCTACAACCGTCCGCTGCGCATCCGCAGCCTTGGCAGGATCGTCGACGTGGCGCCGTTCGAGTCCGAGACGCTGACCAATTTCGAACTGGGCGTGAAGACGACCTGGAACAACGTCTTCCGGTTCAATGCCGCCGTCTATTACGAGAAATGGAACAATATCCAGTATAGCGTGGTGGTCGCGGGCGCGCAGGGTGCGGGCATGACCGGCAATGCCGGCAAGGCCGTGGTCAAGGGCATCGAATATGACGCCGACCTGAAGCTCGGCCGCTTCACCATATCGACATCGGGCGCCTATAATGATGGCAAGCTGAAGGGCGATTTCTGCAATTTCGCGCTCAACGCCGCAGGAACCGCGATCAGTCAGCTGACCAGTTGCGCGCCCGGCGTCGATGTCGGCGCGAACCCGCCGATCCCGTCCGTCGCTGCCGATGACGGAACGCGCCTGCCGCGTCAGCCCAAATTCAAGGGCACGACCTCGGTCCGCTATGACACGGATTTCGGCGACTATCGGGCCTTTCTGCAGGGCGCCGCCCTCTACCAGACGGGAGCGACGCAGGATCTGAATGTCGACAGCAACGCCTTGCTGGGCAACACCAAGGGTTTCGTCAGCTTCGACTTTTCCGGCGGCCTCAAGAAGGACAATTGGAGCCTGACCCTGTTCCTGCAAAACGCCTTCGACAAGCGCGGGCAGCTGACCAAAAACACCTTCTGCTCGATCGACTTCTGCGCGGGATCGTCACGCACCTTCACGATCCGGCCGCAATTTTTCGGCATCCGCTTCGGCCAGAAATTCTGAGCCTGGAGCACGGACGACGATGCGCCGCCCGGTCGAGAGGCCCGGCGGCGGTCGGCTTTCCGGGGGCGTGAGAGCGGGGCGCGTCTGATGTTGCCCACTGGCCCGGCCGATTGTCGACGAGGTCATGCGAACGGAAATCCGATCCGGCAGCGGCCAGAAGTGCCCCTGTAATATCAAGGCGCATCAATCAGAACCCATGGCCCATTGTCGCGGTCCAAGGGACATGATGCGCCGGGGCTGCTCGGCGAGCGTCTGCCATGAGCGGGGAAGCCGATCGAGCCGGGCTCAAGGCAAGGGATGATGAAAGGCTTGAATCCAGCGCGCCTCTACCGTCCGAACTTCTTCTGCACCTTGCCGTATCGCAGCTTCCGCGTGCCCGGCTTGCCCTCGGTCGCGCGGCCGCGTGGGGCGGCCACCTGCTGCTCCGCCGGCAGGCCCAGTTCCTCCGCCTCCAGCTTGCGGATCTCGTCCCGGATGCGGCCGGCTTCCTCGAACTCCAGGTCGGCGGCGGCGGCGCGCATCTTCTTTTCCAGATCCTCGATATAGGCGCGCAGATTGTGGCCGACGAGGTGGGGGCGATCCTCCAGCCCGGTGTCGACCGTCACCTGATCCTTGGACGCGACATGGGCGATGATGTCGCCGATGTTGCGCTTGATCGTGGTCGGCGTGATGCCATGTTCGCGGTTATAGGCTTCCTGCTTCTCGCGGCGGCGGCTGGTTTCGTTGAGCGCCCGCTCCATGCTGCCGGTGATTCGGTCGGCATAGAGGATCACGCGCCCCTCGACGTTGCGGGCCGCGCGGCCGATCGTCTGGATCAGCGAGGTTTCGGAGCGCAGGAAGCCTTCCTTGTCCGCGTCCAGGATCGCCACCAGCCCGCATTCGGGAATGTCCAGCCCCTCGCGCAGCAGGTTGATGCCGATCAGCACGTCATAGACGCCGAGCCGGAGGTCGCGGATCAGCTCGATGCGCTCCAGCGTCTCGACGTCGCTGTGCATGTAGCGGAC
This window encodes:
- a CDS encoding TonB-dependent receptor: MKILGVTTILAGLGSPGMALSAEAADQAAVDPAISTPGDEQGLGEIVVTATRSAQSIQKVPISMQALGAEKLAERQVKGLSDFAALLPSVSFEGIGPGRNTAFFRGIVPAGGAYASVGYYLDDIPITGTEVPDIHAYDMERVEALSGPQGTLYGAGSLAGTIRLITNKPTLDKFEFGYDVEANKYGKGDFGGQLESFVNVPLSDTLAVRAMGYYRREGGYIDNTPNNGLLNDGSPAVYNLGDNNPNTFLNLDNSDIAKDDYNTIREFGGRLQLLWEPVDGWSFNPSITAQKQVARGYFGYDPRVGDLEVHDYDQTKNDDRWYQAAMSIHGHIGDWEVVSATGYFKRRTRTLNDYTYYTVTYDGFGPGYESYLQFFDNCTGSGASQQCSLIDPTQYYHADTHRDKFTQELRISTPKDWPFDVTIGGFYQRQKNELNTYYAIRGLDTITGYTATGGGDVPGGLIGVPAMYGIAYDDDGNPYFDTSDVINPNGNPLGTMLLGTQAVKSDGFYIVEQDQLYHDKAVFAEGHYNITPALKLTGGIRYFWTDYKVKGFAGVAGSAAGVGCTTPLSATQRLTCLNTNVNAADGAGRYKEDGETHKVALDWQFQPDKMVYFNYSTGFRPGGYNRPLRIRSLGRIVDVAPFESETLTNFELGVKTTWNNVFRFNAAVYYEKWNNIQYSVVVAGAQGAGMTGNAGKAVVKGIEYDADLKLGRFTISTSGAYNDGKLKGDFCNFALNAAGTAISQLTSCAPGVDVGANPPIPSVAADDGTRLPRQPKFKGTTSVRYDTDFGDYRAFLQGAALYQTGATQDLNVDSNALLGNTKGFVSFDFSGGLKKDNWSLTLFLQNAFDKRGQLTKNTFCSIDFCAGSSRTFTIRPQFFGIRFGQKF